A region of Sphingomonas crusticola DNA encodes the following proteins:
- the rpsL gene encoding 30S ribosomal protein S12, with the protein MPTINQLIRKGREPQIAKSKVPAMEKNPQKRGVCTRVYTTTPKKPNSALRKVAKVRLTNQREVISYIPGEGHNLQEHSVVLIRGGRVRDLPGVRYHVLRGVLDTQGVKNRKQSRSKYGAKRPK; encoded by the coding sequence ATGCCGACGATTAACCAGTTGATCCGCAAGGGTCGTGAGCCGCAGATCGCCAAGTCCAAGGTGCCTGCGATGGAAAAGAACCCGCAGAAGCGTGGCGTTTGCACGCGCGTCTATACCACGACCCCGAAGAAGCCGAACTCGGCTCTGCGCAAGGTTGCCAAGGTTCGCCTGACCAACCAGCGCGAAGTGATCAGCTACATTCCCGGCGAGGGCCACAACCTTCAGGAGCATTCGGTGGTCCTGATCCGCGGCGGTCGTGTGCGCGACCTTCCCGGTGTGCGTTATCACGTTCTGCGCGGCGTGCTGGACACGCAGGGTGTCAAGAACCGCAAGCAATCCCGCTCCAAGTACGGCGCCAAGCGTCCGAAGTAA